In the Sulfolobales archaeon genome, TAGAATCTTAGGATTAACACGTAGAATCCTGCTGATATCCCTAACACTAACACCCTGATCCCACAGCTTTCTCAGAAGATCCAATTCTTCTTCAGATAACATACCTACCATTAAACTAGTATTAACAGGGTAGTATTTAAAGAACAAGTACAATCAGTAAACACGTTAACACCAGATACACTATAAAAACAACCACCTCACCCAATATCTAGCTCTTCAAAGTTTGGCGGAGATCATTAGAAGTTTAAAAAGCTACACCACTGAAGCTTTTAGTTCTCCATTATCCTATATGATGAAAAGGTTTTCCTCTGTATTTTTGTTCTTATTTCTCCTTCTCTAAATTCTACTTCTACTGATCCGTTTTCACACTCTAGAACATCTGACCCGTACTCGTATGCTCCTCCTATTTTTCCTACTATTTCTCTCAGCAGTTCTTCATCTTCATATTCTGAGCACATGTCATGCTCTTCTAATTCCTCGAATATCGCGAACGATGCTTTCACTAGATCTTCTTTTTCTCTTATCTTCATCCTCATATATCGTCTCCGATTTTTCTTTTCTGCTAAGAGGGTTTAAATACTTTTAGCTCTTTATTATTTTATAGTAGAAAAACTTTTTCAAACACATACCCAGAACTAAATCTCTACACCTTTATTTCTCTGCTACTCTGCGAGAAGTCTTTCACGCTCCAGCACACTAATACCAGGGGTAGCCTGCCTGCTGATGGTAGTATCACTATGGAGAGACTGATCGAAGGCTCTGACCGCTTTCATTTTTATGCTTAGAACTAGAATTCTATAGTAGGTGCTATAGTGTTCATGCCTGTTATGGCTCGCACCAGAATCGGCAGGTACTACAGAACAACCATCCCCAGAGAGATCCGCAAGCTACTGGAGCTGAGAGAGAACGACGAGATAGAGTGGGTTTTCGAGAACGGAACAGTCTACATTAGAAAAGCACGGGGTAGGCAAAGTGGTTAGATGTCCCTTCTGCGGGCTTGAATCGAGCCTGGAGGATTTCAAGATGCTAAGAGAATCCTGGAAGTACGGGTTCTATGAGGTTAGAAGGCTCGAGTGTCCTAAGTGTAAAGGTGTGTTCAACTACTACGAGGGCTTTCATCGAGAGGTAAGCGCTCATCTTTCGCGATTAGATTGTGAGCGAGGGCTTGAGCATGAGTGGTAAGGTTTCTGTGTCTCAGATAGATATAGTTGATGTTGTGAACTGCTTTAAGCAGCACGTGAGCATGGCTAGAAATGAGGAGGATGTTAGAGTGTGGGTTTCAGTAAGGTGTATTGAAGAGAAGATATTGAAGCCTCTTGGTGTGACTCAGTATGGTCATTATGAGTATACTCTAGTCTCAGGTGCTAGAGCTGATGCGCTGTATGGCCATGTGATAATTGAGTATAAGGCTCCCGGCAAGCTCTCATCAGCATCTAGTATAGCTGAAGCTAAGGAGCAGGTAATCGGATATATCACTAAGGAGGCGCAGAGCAAAGCTTTGTGGGATAGGTATCTGGGAGTCATAATAAGCGATAGAATAGCTTTCGTGAGATACTATAAGCCTCAGGATACATGGATACTGAGAGGACCCTACGACATCACTAGAGAGAGCGTTATCAAGCTCATAGAAGCG is a window encoding:
- a CDS encoding AbrB/MazE/SpoVT family DNA-binding domain-containing protein; this translates as MPVMARTRIGRYYRTTIPREIRKLLELRENDEIEWVFENGTVYIRKARGRQSG